Genomic window (Alphaproteobacteria bacterium):
TAAAAAGCTTTTATTAAAATAAACTGACATAAAATTGCTCCATTCAAATAAATTACCTCGAAAAAGTGTACTCTCTTCTAGAATGAATGTAAAGGCCAGATGGTGGATTGCGAAGGGGCTTATGAAATATCAAGAACTAACCGCAGGTCACCCTGAACTTGTTTCAGGGTCTCATCATAATGACAAGGAGATGCTGAAATAAATTCAGCATGACGCGTTAGGCTTCGTTGAAATTCCATAATAGGTCTAGAGAAAACTCTCGCCCATAGCCCCCGCCTTCAAAGAAATTTTGAATTGGTAAGAAGAGTCTATCTGGTAAATTTTCAAGAGAAAACCACTCCCAGCTTTCAATCTTATGGGGTTCAGGATTTTGAACCTTTTGTCCAACCGGATAGTCTGCTGTCATAAAAATGCTAATAGAGTGCTTTTCTTCTTGATGAAAAACATTATTTGTCACTTGCAAAAACCGGGGATCTTGAATGGTGAGGCCTGTTTCTTCCTTCACTTCACGAATGGCGCACTCTTCAAAACTCTCTCCATATTCCAAATGCCCCCCTGGAATAGACCAAGCCTCTGCACCGTGTGAGCCAAGCCTTTTGCCCAATAGAACTTGCTTTTGATCATTCACAATAAAAACGCCTATGCCAATTTTGGGTCTCTTGCTCATTTTTATTTCCTCTCATTCAGATATCTATTATCCTTATTAACAAGCTTATAGTCTGAAAACGTCTGTCACAGGCCTTGCGCCATCTGTGCCCATGACTGAAAAATACCCATTTTTCATGTCAATTGACATCACAAGGCGCGTATCCTCATTCGCAATGGGCGGTTGAAACCAGCCAAACCCTTCTTCAATGTCAGAGAATCGGAGGCACACACCCGAATGAGATCGCTCACAACTATCATCAGATCTTGGAAGCCATCCATAGCCGATCCCATTTAAACTCGACTCAAAATGGTTCGCCGCACAAACAAGACCATCTTTGAGGTCTCGCACAACTTCTCTGTTTTCAATCCGCTCAATCACACAACCTTCGCTGGCATTTGTTCCAATAAGCGTATAGATAACAGGAATCGAAACAGGTTCTGTCATCAGCATTTCTTTTGCTTCTTGATAGGTTTTCGCTTTCTCAAAAACTTGTCGCAGCAAATGCGCAGGCGGCAGCCCTGAACTTTCGTGAACGGATCCACGATTGCGGATCCAATCGATCAAAATCCCAGTCTTGTGTCGTCTCATCGGTGCTTGATTTAATGCCGCTGAAAAACGAGTCGGTGCAGAGGCTTGAAAAACGCCACTGATTCCTGGCCAGGTCACATTGTAAAAATCACCAACTGCGCCCTTTTGATGAGCAATCACGATATTTTCACCTAAGGCCGGAAAAGGCCAGTCCAGAACGCGAATCATCCTAACGCCTGTGCCGTCGGTGTAAACACCGCTTGTGCATCCCCATTCGTAACACATGTTCAAGGAATAAATGCCCTTGATTTTCAGGCGTCTAGCATATTCATCGATTTCAGCAAGATAGGGGTTCTTTGTCTTCACAAGCCAATGCCGCGAGAGATAATCCCCGATCGGAAAAGCCACAGTGCTCATCATTCTTGAGATCAGTCCAAAAGTATTTTTACTGCCTTCAATAAGCTGCAAAGCTTTTTCAGAATAATGAGTCAGCAAATCAACAAGAGACTTATCTCTAATGTCATGTAGGGGAATTTGAATCACCTGAGAACCTCTATCTTTGGGTTAAAACAAATGATACCAAAAATCCCCTTCATTGAAAATAGTTTAAACAACTGGAAAATGAGTTATATCAATTATCTCTTACGTTCACACCAAACACATAAAAACCACTGAAAGCCATGACACCTGCGC
Coding sequences:
- a CDS encoding NUDIX domain-containing protein, with amino-acid sequence MSKRPKIGIGVFIVNDQKQVLLGKRLGSHGAEAWSIPGGHLEYGESFEECAIREVKEETGLTIQDPRFLQVTNNVFHQEEKHSISIFMTADYPVGQKVQNPEPHKIESWEWFSLENLPDRLFLPIQNFFEGGGYGREFSLDLLWNFNEA